The genomic window AGCTCGCCCAGGAGGAGGTCTGGATTCGCAAGGGCGTCGAGGCCCGCCGCACGCGCAATGAGGGCCGCGTCCGGGCCCTCGAGGCGATGCGAAGGGCTCACCGACAGCGGCGAGATCGGCAGAGCACCGCGCGGATGCAGGCCCAGGAGGCCGAGCGGACCGGCACGCTGGTCATCGAAGCGGAGTCGGTCGAGTTTTCCTACGAAGGCCGCCCCGTCATCCGCGACCTGACGACCACGATCCTCCGCGGCGACAAGGTGGGGATCATCGGCCCCAACGGCTCGGGCAAGACGACGACGATCCGCCTGCTCCTCGGCCAGCTCGATCCCGCCGCGGGATCCGTGCGACGGGGGACGAACCTGGAGGTCGCCTATTTCGAGCAGCTCAAGTCGTCGCTCGACGACGAGAAGACGGTCCAGAAGAACGTCAGCGACTACGACACCATCTCCATCGACGGCCGGGATCGCCACATCCTGGGCTATCTCCAGGACTTCCTCTTCCCGCCCGAGCGATCTCGGACTCTGGTCAAGTACCTCTCCGGCGGGGAGCGGAGCCGGCTCCTGCTCGCGAAGCTCTTCACCAAGCCGTCCAATGTCCTGGTCCTCGACGAGCCGACCAACGACCTGGACATCGAGACGCTCGAGCTCCTCGAGTCCCTGCTCGTCGAGTACGGCGGCACCATCCTCCTCGTCAGCCACGACCGCGCCTTCCTGAACGACGTCGTCACGAGCACCCTGGTGATCGAGGCCGACGGCACGGTCAAGGAGTACGAGGGCGGTTACGACGACTACCTTCGCCAGCGTCCCGCCGACGCCGCGAACGAGGCCAGGCCCGCGGCCGATCCGGATCGCAAGAAGGCGGCCGCCCCGACCTCGCCCCAGCAGCGAAAGCGCAGCTTCAAGGAGCGGAAGGAGCTGGAAACGCTGCCGGCGAGGATCGAGGAACTCGAACTCCAGGTCGCCGAGCTCCACCAGTCGATGGCGGACCCGGGGTTCTATCGCCGCGATCGCGACGAGATCGCCCGCGAGCGCGGCCGACTCGAGTCGCTCGAGCGGGACCTCGCCGCCGCCTACGAGCGTTGGAATGCTTTGGAAGAGCTCTCGGACTGATCCGGCCGTCGCCCCCGGGCGTGGCGAACGCCGGCCCGCCTCATCGTGCGGAGGGCCGGATGCGTGCTAGAATCGCCGGGGGCGACACGGTCGTGAATGGCGCATCGCCCCCGTCCACCCCGGTCCCCGCCGCCGGCATCCCAACTCACGGCGCTCCACCTCCATGCCCGACCCTCAGAAGATCCTGGCGACCCTGAAGCGAGCGACCGACCTCATGCGGGCCACGCCGGGCCGTCAGGGCTCGGTAGTACACCTGCCCGACGCGGACGAGGTCATGGTCGTCGGCGACCTCCACGGCAACCTCGACGCCTTCCGCCTGGCCCTCCACGTCGCCGGCCTGGGCCAGCATCCCGGGCGGCACCTCGTGCTCCAGGAGCTGATCCACGAGATCAACAAATACGACGAGGACCGTCCGGACCGATCGCACCGGCTCGTGGACCTGGTCTCGGCCCTGAAATGCCAGTACCCCGATCGCGTCCACCTGATCCTGGGCAACCACGAATTGTCCGAGCTGACCGGACGCGTCATCGGCAAGGACGGCCAGGCCCTGAATCTCCGATTCCGGCTCGGAATCGAGCAGGCGTACGGCGCCCATACCAATGAGATCTACCGGGCGTACATCGACTTATTCGGCGCCTTGCCCGTCGCGGTCCGCACGGCGAACCGGGTGCTGGCGATCCATTCGATCCCGGACGGCCGCTACCTGGA from Aquisphaera giovannonii includes these protein-coding regions:
- a CDS encoding metallophosphoesterase encodes the protein MPDPQKILATLKRATDLMRATPGRQGSVVHLPDADEVMVVGDLHGNLDAFRLALHVAGLGQHPGRHLVLQELIHEINKYDEDRPDRSHRLVDLVSALKCQYPDRVHLILGNHELSELTGRVIGKDGQALNLRFRLGIEQAYGAHTNEIYRAYIDLFGALPVAVRTANRVLAIHSIPDGRYLDTIDLDVLRSGRWSEESMKRGGTIYAVTWGRDTTPETADRFAAMLDCDFFVTGHQPCDEGFRRASHRQVIVDGTYPSPAYCLFQSREPTSIDSLLASCSLFDLHTRD
- a CDS encoding ATP-binding cassette domain-containing protein; amino-acid sequence: MALLSLSGVSLSFGGPRLLDGAELQVEAGERLCLLGRNGEGKSTLLRLIAGEIEPDEGTVLRRQGLRVSHLVQDVPAGEDVTVAHVVAGGLPEHDREQGGDDHRVETVLSRVGLDPGAYFSQLSSGMRRRALLARAIVGDPDLLLLDEPTNHLDIESIRWLETFLLRHPGTIVFVTHDRVFLERLATRIVELDRGRVFDWACDYPTFLRRRDELLAAEARQRELFDKKLAQEEVWIRKGVEARRTRNEGRVRALEAMRRAHRQRRDRQSTARMQAQEAERTGTLVIEAESVEFSYEGRPVIRDLTTTILRGDKVGIIGPNGSGKTTTIRLLLGQLDPAAGSVRRGTNLEVAYFEQLKSSLDDEKTVQKNVSDYDTISIDGRDRHILGYLQDFLFPPERSRTLVKYLSGGERSRLLLAKLFTKPSNVLVLDEPTNDLDIETLELLESLLVEYGGTILLVSHDRAFLNDVVTSTLVIEADGTVKEYEGGYDDYLRQRPADAANEARPAADPDRKKAAAPTSPQQRKRSFKERKELETLPARIEELELQVAELHQSMADPGFYRRDRDEIARERGRLESLERDLAAAYERWNALEELSD